Below is a window of Cataglyphis hispanica isolate Lineage 1 chromosome 14, ULB_Chis1_1.0, whole genome shotgun sequence DNA.
GCATATTGAGTTGACCGTAAGCATGCATCGCGAAAACTGCAGCGAGACTGCAAGCGCCTACCGTAATCGAATTTACTATAAAACAAGATAGTAGCTCCACGACCAACATGATCTCGTTTGCGGGACTAAATCTCGTGTCGATAAATTTGCTGTAAATGGGACAAGTCATCGGATGCATGGACGTCGTTACGTTGCCCACGAGGATGGTAATAGATGTCATCGCTTTGGCTACGACAAAGAGAAACGTTCCGCTCTGCATAAACACCGCGCAGAATCCGGCGATAAAACGACCGATCTTGGCGTATCGCAGCATCACTTCCTGATCGTCGATCCTTCGTACCAGCCTCCAATCCATCTCCATGTGTCGTACGCATTTACTGATATCGTCGCTGCGTGTAAGAAGCAGCCAGTAATTAATCGTGCCCATAATCCAGTGACTCAGCGGACCCATAACGCTCAGTTTTATCTGAATGTCTTTCTCCTCTAGTGAGACGTATAACAAACACGGTATCATGACAATTGCTATAAGGGACGAGCAAGCGAGAATATGCGCCTGCAAAGAGACCCTCTCCGTCGTCGATGTGCGTGCTCGTGGCCAGGCGGCGATCGGCATCAGAAACCAACGAGTTAGTTGAAGACTATAATCGTTATTCTTTTTGTAAGTTGTGTGTGTAAGTTTGATACTCGTTGACATATGCTCGGAGCATGTCATGATTGTTTCGCGAAGGCGCATCTTGGACTGACCGTGATGAGTGGTGTACTGGAATTATGTTCGAACGGGCGCCTGCGCGAATCTTTGGTGAACGCACGCAGGGGGTTGTGCTTCCCGAGAGAGACGCATGTCTGATCGATAATTATTGCTCGTGGAAATGTAACGTTGACTGTTTAAGAATGGAGAACACGTGGAAAACATATGTGACGGATAAGGTAAGTCTTTCtgtcaattttcttttcgttgtgTATAAAGACGTGATTTTCAATACGTCAgacattgaagaaaaattttcagcaaagaaaaattttattaaatttcttaataacagataaataatatgttatgttTGTGTGtggctttattttaaaaacgttatacaaataaagagataaaaatatatcgaaaatctCTACGATCGCATTCGTGCTTACGTTGTAACAGTTCGTAAGATATTTAGATAGACGAGGGATGTTTTGATAACCTGGAATAATGATTGCATACTTGATAACTTATTGAAAATGCTTGAAGAAGAATTCGGTGATACTCACGTCACTGAAAGTCGCAATGGAAagttgaattaattttccagCAGTTATTTTGATCACAGCACTCGATCTGGATATAATTAGGATCAATCCAAGAGCTGTTTTATGAGGTAAGCGATACCAATCGGTCATATACGCTGTTTCACCGACTTTTTTACACTAATAAATATggctgttaaaaatatatgcgttaATATTTGTGCTAAttcacacttttttttttgtacctgTTGCGTCAAAATTTCACCTATgtagcaaaatataaagatattgaaactcatcgatatatatacaataatatatgccGCTATGCTCTTTGCATCAATTTTATTCCACcactaaaaagattataataaattgagaattttttttttttgagataaaaatttttgagattttaagaGATTGTGATTGTGATTATATACGTATTCACCTTTTAAGATGATTAGCATAccgtaattgaataatatccAAGCATACATAAGTTAAACGTACATCCAACTAATTCTACCAGACATATTTGATGCATAACATCTTCGATACGCGCTATAAacctaaattaaaatttgaagaaattagaaaaatctttaatgttttattatattttataaagttttgtcttaaatagtttataatcaaaattttatttacaagaggaaaagttattttacaatattctaaaatttataaataacataaagatATGTAATTTTGGAGGTTTTTGTAAGACgctatatatagaattttttattaatcaaaagatgctccaaaatttttgttaatgatACAGAAGGAAGGACAGTTCAGcttccaaaaattttaatagctcATGAGAATAAAAACGAGTGAGAAGGAATAAaagtagataatttttaatatcaaaattaaaattaaatgttcaaATATAAGTCTCGCGACTTActcgtataaataaaagggggaataattttttgtcaataaaaagtatctgttaataaaaagatatcgtATTTGAACTGAATAGACATTTAGACAATTATGATTACatctttgaaattatatttttgaatattttatttttaaatatatatacataacgcGTAATCCCCTAGATTTACCTCAAAACACGCAAGTGATGGTCCACGATATCGGCCAGCCTCCGCTGAGCCGTATCACTTTCTTTCGCATCTTTACCTTCGACGAGATTATCTAGACGCAAGGTCAAAATATCGAGTTGACCGCACGCATGCATAGCGAAAACGGCGGCCAGGCTGCAAGCTCCGACAGTGGTAGAGTTTACTATAAAACCTGAGAACAGCTGCATTATTAGGACGATTTCATTTGCCGGGCTGAATCGGGCATCCACAAATTTGCTGTACGACGGACAGGGCAGCTGGAGCATCGGGACGCTCCGATTGTCGTCGATCGACACCATCACCGTCGTCATCCCGGACACGATGCTGTAGGAGAAGACGCCGCCGTGCATGAATATCGCGCAGAAACCTGCCACGAATCTGCCCAGTCTCGCGTTCCTCACCATGATCTCGCGATGCCGCGATCGCCTGATGATCCGCCAATCCATTTCCATGTGTCGCACGCATTGATGTATATCGGCGCCACGCAGCAGCAGGGAACAATAATTCATTGCGCCCATGAGCCAGTGGCTCAGTGGACCGATGGCACGGAGTTTCAGCTCGATATCCTTTTCCTCGAGAATGATGTTTAACGCGCACGGCACCACCGTGaaagctattaaaaaataacagatgAATATTAGAGCGCGAGAGACGGCTTTCTCGCTGCTCGAAGTTGTGGTGGATCGCGGCCACGCGCCTATCGGTTTCAGAAACCACCGATTCAATTGTACACTGTGATCGTGCAGCTCTTTAGTCATCGAACGACACATTGTGACTACGCGACGGCACAACGGCTACTACTAATCGACTATTGTAGCAACAGTCACTGTGGCGTCTGCGCGAAAAGATAGTCTACTACGAAATAAATCAGATCGATTGAAGAGTGCTGTCACAGACTTGTTGCTTCGGTTGCTTCGGATGCATCTATCTCGCTGACAATGAATCAGTAACTCGATCAAAGAGTTTTATGTATGATTATCATACGTGATACATGAagtattatatcgaaatattgtggaattattttaatttaaaaattgattttttggaTAAATTGATAGTGCTTTATATTCAGGGGgaagaaaatgcaatataacaTTTCTTTGAAATTGGTGTGcgaattctaatttattctaaCAATAACAATGATGTGGCAGATcttaaaaaggataaaataacaattttcatttcacGTGATCTTTAAAATCcacatcaaaaatatgtatctgtACGTATTCATAtatggaatattatttatgcattttaatttgctCTTTCTatgttatgataattttaatattttataagcgtttattatacatattatcaatgagcaaataatattattaaaagctgatgacttttaaatcatttccTATTGTATGTGATTTAATttgctttcaatttttacatatactaTAGTTACATAGTTAtggtatgaaatatattaagatatattgcAGATGTTTTAAATACctgaaataaacaaaaatagtaaggtagagattaaattaagtaaatcttatagaaaagattttaattttacatttaataaattttacatcattTTTATGCCAACAttcttattctttaaattagataattcaTAAGTGTGTTATACAAAAGTGCAATAGAGTGTAATAtacgaaataatgatattttccttttaaatgaaaatatcatatgAGAACATAGCACGTTATCTGAATAatcaatagaatttatttaacggTGATTACACGCGATTCCGATCAAGCGCCGAGTGGTTTCAGGAATCAGCGATTTGTCTGGATATTATACCACGATGCCTCTTATAATGATGCGAAGCTTACATCAACTTATCAATGATATCATCATAATTCGTCGTGTAAAACACGTGAAAAATCGATCATCAACGTTTTTGTTATCGCGCCTTTCTGCGGCACAGTAAGCAGAATAGTTAATGCGATTGCGCAGATTCTTCTTTATAGGTAGGTTTGCACGACCCGAAAGGCGGCACATTGTGCTAATCGATAATCACTACTTGTTGCACTGCCACTTGCagttatagatatatattagacACAAATTATGTGCGGCGTGTGCAGtgcattttgttttatacgcgATCGTACAGAATTGTGGAATATACGATACTTGATTTGCATTTACAAACATTTGTTTATcatacacaaaattattttgttcttatataaaaaaaaagattgattttatttataaatacctAAATTGCatgagtaaaataaaagacaaagaaagctaataaattatagcatttcaaaaatgtactttaaaatacacaaaatatttattatatgttaaataaaactcacattgtattataaaatttacatagttAAAGTTCTAAGCATATTCAAGTACACCATAGATGTTTTAATTAcctgaaagataattaatttgaagttTGATaagctaaaaaataatataagcactttttataatacttacaTTACCGAAAGTTCCGATCgacatatgaaatattgttcCAGCAGTGATTTTGATAACTATGTTCGATCGtataataactaaaattagACCGAGCACAGTTTTACGCGGTAGTTCATACCAATTTGTCATATAAGCTGCCTCGCCGACTTTTTTACActgttgtaaaattaaataaataatttttgagaatcaaatattcaacaatattttaattttataatattatttattaaataaaaaaatgagggaaaaaatgaaaatataaatgtaattacctGTTCCGTAACGAGTTCACCGATGtagcaaaatatgaaaatattaaacatcatCGACGCATATACAATGGAATATGCGATCAAAGTGTTTGCACTTTCCTCATGCCATTGCTGAAACATACaacttgataaaatttgaacaCGTGATAAGCATTTCTCTTCGTCACATATTCATCTTTTCATGTGTTTGAACATACCGAAATAGTGTAATACCCAAGCATACATAAGTTGAATGTACATCCGACTAATTCCACAAAACAAATTTGACGCATAATTATTTCCATGCGCGAAATAAACCTGATATTGATATACTATCAGTAAGTGtacgtttgaaaaaaataaaaattaaatatttttatcccaatattttttgttaaaaataattattatcttataacaatttaatttaagtattaCA
It encodes the following:
- the LOC126854832 gene encoding odorant receptor 82a-like → MTCSEHMSTSIKLTHTTYKKNNDYSLQLTRWFLMPIAAWPRARTSTTERVSLQAHILACSSLIAIVMIPCLLYVSLEEKDIQIKLSVMGPLSHWIMGTINYWLLLTRSDDISKCVRHMEMDWRLVRRIDDQEVMLRYAKIGRFIAGFCAVFMQSGTFLFVVAKAMTSITILVGNVTTSMHPMTCPIYSKFIDTRFSPANEIMLVVELLSCFIVNSITVGACSLAAVFAMHAYGQLNMLFSWLNNLVADEDKGNEYAEQKLAAIVEHHLRVLSFISRMENILQHICLVELVGCTMNMCLLAYYSITNWSDFDAAKITSYIIVYVSMAFNIFIFCYIGEILTEQCKNVGEKAYMTNWYDLPHKTALGLILIIARSSNVIKITAGKLFQLSIATFGDVIKTSVVYLNILRTMT
- the LOC126854629 gene encoding uncharacterized protein LOC126854629 is translated as MYFSRKSEVDIHKRDIDYSLQLNRWILKSIGVWPESSTSSNIEKILSKILRITCHSLIAFTVIPSILYILFEEKDIHLKLKAIGPASHWLMGGINYCSLLYQNKQIRKSIMHMETDWRMAKREDDRKVMLKNANIGRYIASTCALIMQGGVLAYNVTRAISPTVVVIGNETIAIGRLPCPSYNKIIDTRFSPIYEVIFTLQFISGIVVNSTTVGACGLAAVFTMHACGQLTIVMSRLEELVEDKRRDIIVQRKLANLVERHLRALRFISRMEIIMRQICFVELVGCTFNLCMLGYYTISQWHEESANTLIAYSIVYASMMFNIFIFCYIGELVTEQCKKVGEAAYMTNWYELPRKTVLGLILVIIRSNIVIKITAGTIFHMSIGTFGNVIKTSMVYLNMLRTLTIVQLNRWFLKPIGAWPRSTTTSSSEKAVSRALIFICYFLIAFTVVPCALNIILEEKDIELKLRAIGPLSHWLMGAMNYCSLLLRGADIHQCVRHMEMDWRIIRRSRHREIMVRNARLGRFVAGFCAIFMHGGVFSYSIVSGMTTVMVSIDDNRSVPMLQLPCPSYSKFVDARFSPANEIVLIMQLFSGFIVNSTTVGACSLAAVFAMHACGQLDILTLRLDNLVEGKDAKESDTAQRRLADIVDHHLRVLRFIARIEDVMHQICLVELVGCTFNLCMLGYYSITWWNKIDAKSIAAYIIVYISMSFNIFIFCYIGEILTQQCKKVGETAYMTDWYRLPHKTALGLILIISRSSAVIKITAGKLIQLSIATFSDVIKTSLVYLNILRTVTT